A window from Malania oleifera isolate guangnan ecotype guangnan chromosome 7, ASM2987363v1, whole genome shotgun sequence encodes these proteins:
- the LOC131159319 gene encoding probable calcium-binding protein CML18, with protein MTGSEPVKLDDEEIAELREIFRSFDRNNDGSLTQLELGSLLRSLGLKPSAEQLEAITQKADKNSNGLVEFSEFVALVAPDLIPAKCPYTKEQLKKIFRMFDRDGNGYITAVELAHSMAKLGHALTAEELTGMIKEADTNGDGRISFDEFAQAITTAAFDNSWQ; from the coding sequence ATGACTGGAAGTGAGCCCGTGAAGCTTGATGACGAAGAGATCGCCGAGCTAAGAGAGATATTTCGATCGTTTGATCGAAACAATGATGGGAGTTTAACCCAGCTCGAGCTTGGATCGCTGCTTCGATCACTTGGTCTAAAACCAAGTGCAGAACAGCTGGAGGCTATAACACAGAAGGCTGATAAGAATAGCAATGGGTTGGTTGAATTCTCAGAGTTTGTCGCATTGGTGGCACCAGACCTCATTCCGGCGAAATGCCCATACACTAAGGAGCAGCTAAAGAAGATTTTCAGGATGTTTGATAGGGATGGAAATGGGTATATAACAGCAGTGGAGTTGGCACATTCCATGGCTAAGTTGGGGCATGCACTTACAGCAGAGGAGCTAACAGGCATGATCAAGGAGGCAGATACCAATGGGGACGGACGTATCAGCTTCGATGAGTTCGCTCAGGCGATCACAACGGCCGCATTCGATAATTCATGGCAATGA